Part of the Flavobacterium sp. MDT1-60 genome, GCGGCGGCTTAGTTGTTCGTGCTCCAAATGCCGATATCGCAAGAGATCCGCGTTGGGGGCGTACCGAAGAAAGTTACGGCGAAGATGCTTTTTTTAACGGAACCATGACTGTTGCTTTTGTAAAAGGACTGCAGGGAAATCATCAGAAATATTGGCAAACAGCTTCGTTGATGAAACATTTTCTGGCCAACAGCAATGAAGACGGAAGAACGTATACTTCATCTGATTTTGATGAAAGATTATGGAGAGAATATTATGCTTTGCCTTTTCAAATGGGTGTTGTCGAAGGCGGATCCCGTGCCTATATGGCGGCTTATAATAAAGTAAACGGAATTCCGGCAATGGTGCATCCGATGCTGAAAAATATTACCCAAAAAGAGTGGGGTCAAAACGGAATCATTTGTACAGATGGAGGCGCATTTAAGTTGCTGCTTTCCGATCATAAATATTATGCTGATAAATATCTCGGAGCTGCCGCAGCCATAAAAGTCGGAATTAATCAGTTTTTAGATGAATATACGGAAGCAATTTATGGAGCACTTTCGCACGGCTATTTAAAAGAGAAAGATATTGATGCCGTTATTCGCGGCAATTATCGCGTAATGATTCAACTGGGAATGCTGGATGCAAATGCTGATAATCCGTACGCCAAAATCGGAACAGAGAAGGATACTATCGATCCCTGGAAAACCGAAGCGCATAAAAAAATCGCTTTAGAAGCAACCCAAAAATCTATTGTATTGCTTAAAAATGATACTGGATTGTTGCCTTTACAAAAAGATAAATTAAAAACAATTGCTATAATTGGGAATCGTGCTGATGAAGTGCTTTTAGACTGGTACAGCGGAACACCTCCGTACGTTATTACACCTTTACAGGGAATAAAAAAGAAGCTTGGCAACAATGTTGAAATTTTATATGCCAAAAATAATACAGATGGCAAGGCGGCTGAAATGGCTAAAAAAGCAGATGTAGTTATTGTCATCGTCGGAAATCATCCGGTTTGTAATGCGGGCTGGGCCAATTGTCCGGTTCCAAGTGAAGGAAAAGAGGCTGTCGATCGTCAATCGCTGACTTTAGAGCAGGAAGATTTGATTAAAGTCGTGTATCAGGCCAATCCTAAAACAGTAGTCGCTTTAATTAGTAGTTTTCCGTACGCCATAAACTGGACGCAGGAACATGTTCCGGCAATTGTTCACATGGCGCAGAACAGTCAGGAAACAGGAACCGCTTTGGCTGATGTTTTATTTGGAGATTATAATCCTGCGGGACGCTTAACGCAAACCTGGGTTAGAGATATTACAGATTTGCCTGATTTATTAGATTACAACATTCGAAACGGCAGAACTTATATGTATTTCAAAGGAAAGCCATTGTACGCCTTTGGTCACGGACTGAGTTATACCACTTTCAAATACAATTCAATCGAAACCAATTCAGAAACCATTGTTAAAAATGGAGAATTAAAAGTAACCATATCTGTTACTAATACAGGAAATAAAGATGGAGATGAAGTGATTCAATTATATGTAAAACAATTAGAATCAAAAGTAGAACGTCCGGAAAAAGAACTGAAAGCATTTCAGAGAGTTTTCTTTAAGGCAGGAGAAACGAAAAATGTTTCTTTGATTCTGAAATCCAAAGATTTAGAATATTGGAATACAGCAAAACAACAGTTTGAATTAGAAAATAATACTATCGAAATTCAGATAGGAAGTGCTTCAGATAACATTCATCTAACCAAAAAACTAACGGTAAACTAATTACAATGAAAAGAAATTTAGCAACAGTTTTTATTTTAATAGTGCTGATCAATGTCAAGTTGATTGGACAAAATAGTAATGCTGAAAATAGAATCATAAAAGTTGATTATAACCAAACAGCAGGAAAACTGAATACCATGTTCAAAGAATGCATTGGTGCAGGAAGAGCAAATGAAGGTTTACGTGCTGACTGGCAACAACAATTAGCGTTGACCAAGCAAGAATGTGATTTCAAATACATTAGAATGCACGGTTTATTGTCGGATGATATGGCAGTTTACAGAGAAGATGCAAAAGGAAATCCGGAATATAATTACCAATATATTGATGTTTTATATGATTTCATTTTAAGTATTAAAATGAAACCTTTTGTTGAGTTAGGTTTTATGCCAGAGGCTTTGGCTAGTGGAAAAGAAACAATTTTTTGGTGGAAAGGAAATGTAACTCCTCCAAAAGATTATAAAAAATGGGAAGATTTAATTCGCAATCTAACACAGCATTTTAAAGAACGTTATGGAGATGAAGAAGTAAAAACATGGTACTTTGAAGTATGGAATGAGCCTAATTTAACGCCGGGTTTCTGGACCGGAACGCAGGCAGAATATTTCAAACTGTATGAATATGCAGCCCGAGGGATTAAGACAGTAAATCCAGCTTATAAAGTGGGTGGGCCTGCAACAGCTGGTGCTGGATGGGTTCCGGAAACAATTGATTTTTGCGTTAAAAATAATGTTCCTTTAGATTTTATTTCGACACATACTTATGGAGTAAATCAAGGCTATTTAGATGAATTTGGAACTTCGGGAACGGTTTTAAGCAAAGATGATTCCAGTATAAACGGTGATGTAATCAAATCTCGCAATCAAATTTCAAATTCGGCTAAGCCAAAATTAGAATTGCATTATACCGAATGGAGTTCTTCTTATACGCCGTCAGATCCGGTTCATGACAGTTATCATTCCGCAGCTTATATTCTTCAGAAACTAAAACAAGTCGGCAACGCGGCAAACTCCATGTCGTATTGGGTTTTTACTGATATTTTTGAAGAACCAGGCCCAAGATTTACGCCTTTTCATGGCGGTTTCGGACTGTTGAATACACAGGGAATTAAAAAACCGGCTTATTTCTCATATTCCTTCCTGAATAAATTGGGAGAAACGGAACTTCAGAATAAAGATACTTCATCATGGGCGGCTAAAAATGCAAAAGGAGATGTCCAGGTTTTGTTTTGGGATTTTACCAATACGCATCCTGGTGATAAGGTTTGGAATCAGACCTATTATATTCAGGATTTGCCTTCACAACCAAAAGGAATTGTAAAAATTGAAGTGGACGGACTTCAAAAAGGGAAATACAATTTAGAGATTTATAAAGTGGGCTATAAAACAAATGATGCTTACGCCGATTATTTAGCGATGAACAAACCAAATCAGCTTACCATTGATCAGGTAAAAAAGATTAAGAAACATAATAATGGTGCTCCAATTTTAACCGAAAAAGTAGTAATTGATGCAAAAGGAATTTATCGTAAAGATTTTAAAATTAACGAAAATGATGTTGTGTTATTCAACTTCATCAAACAATAAACTATTAAAAAACCACAAACAATAAATAACAAGTATGAAAAAGAAAATGATATATCTACCGGTTTTTATGGCTTTTGCATTGCTTACTTCTTGTAAAAAAGACGCACAAGGCGAAAATTCAAATGCTGTTCAGACGGAAGAGCGTCAGGGAAAAGAAATCAGTTCAGAATTTGATGCAGAGATTGACAAATTGGTTTCTCAAATGACATTCGAGGAAAAAATCGGAATGTTGCACGGTAACAGTATGTTTAGTACCGGTGCTGTTGAACGTTTGGGTATTCCGGAATTAAAAATGGCCGATGGACCATTAGGAGTTCGTGAAGAGATTTCACGCGATAATTGGGCTCCGGCAGGTTTAACAAATGATTTTGCAACCTATTATCCTGCAGGTGGAGGTTTAGCTGCAACCTGGAATGCTGATATGGCCTATACCTTTGGGAACAGTCTTGGACAGGAAATGCGTGCACGCGATAAAGATATGTTGCTTTCTCCGGCAATCAATATTGTGAGAACGCCGCTTGGAGGAAGAACTTACGAATACATGAGTGAAGATCCGTTTTTGAATAAAAAAATTGCGGTACCGTTAATTGTAGGTTTACAGGATAATGATGTTATGGCTTGTGTGAAACATTTCGCAGCAAACAATCAGGAAACAAACCGTGATTTTGTCGATGTGCAAATTGACGAACGTACACTTCGTGAAATTTATTTACCAGCATTTGAAGCTGCTGTAAAAGAAGGTCATGCTTATAGTGTAATGGGCGCTTACAATAAATTTAGAGGCGAATATTTATGTGAAAATGATTATATGCTGAATAAAATTCTGCGTGATGAATGGGGATTTAAAGGTGTAGTAGTTTCAGATTGGGCTGCGGTACATTCAACTGTAAAATCGCTAAACAGCGGATTAGATATTGAAATGGGAACACCAAAACCTTTCAACGAATTTTTTCTTGCCGATAAATTAAATACTGCAGTTAAGAACAAAGAAATTTCAGAAGCCGAAATTGACAAACATGTCAAAAGAATATTAAATGTTCTTTTTCAGGTAAAAGCAATCGGTGGAAAAAACCGTGTTAAAGGAAGTATTTCGACTGAAGCGCATTATCAGGACGCATACAAAATTGCTGCTGAAGCAATAGTTCTATTGAAAAATGAAAACAACGCTTTGCCTTTAAAATTAGACGGAGTAAAATCTATCGCTGTAATTGGAAACAATGCAACAAAGAAAAATGCTTTAGGAGGATTTGGTGCAGGTGTTAAAACAAAAAGAGAAATTACACCTTTAGAAGGTTTGAAAAACAGACTGCCTTCATCAATTAAAATTAATTATGCTGAAGGATATTTGGAACGTTATGATGAAAAAAATAAAGGAAAATTAGGAGATATTACCTTAAACGGGCCAGTAACAGTTGATCAGTTGGATCCGGCTAAAGTGCAGGAAGCTGTTGAGGCCGCAAAGAAATCAGATGTTGCGATCATTTTTGCCGGTTCAAATCGGGATTATGAAACAGAAGCTTCTGACCGTAGAACTTTAAAATTGCCTTTTGGACAAGAAGAATTAATTCAGAAAGTATTGGCGGTTAATCCAAGAACGATTGTCGTAATGATTGCCGGAGCTCCTTTTGATATTGATGCGGTTAGCAAAAAATCTCAGGCTTTAGTTTGGAGCTGGTTCAATGGTTCTGAAGGCGGAAACGCATTGGCAGATGTGATATTAGGAAAAGTAAACCCGTCAGGAAAATTGCCATGGACAATGCCTAAAAACATCATGGATTCTCCGGCACATGCAACTAATAGTTTTCCAGGCGAAAAAGAAGTAAAATATGCTGAAGGAATTTTAGTGGGATACCGTTGGTTTGACACTAAAAATATTGCGCCATTATATCCTTTCGGATACGGATTATCATACACCACTTTTGCTTTCGAAAATGCCAAAGCCGATAAAACATCTTATAATGAAAATGAAACTATCGCTGTTTCTGTTGAAGTAAAAAACACAGGAAAAGTAGATGGAAAAGAAGTTGTTCAATTATACGTTTCCAAATCAGATTCAAAAGTAAGCCGTGCTTCAAAAGAATTAAAAGGATTCAAAAAAGTGTTGGTAAAAGCCGGTAATTCTGAAACAGTTACCATAAAACTTCCTGTAAAAGAATTGGCTTACTATGATGTGGCTTCAAAAAAATGGATTGTAGAAGCTGGAAAATACACTTTGAAAGTTGGTAATTCTTCAAGAGATATCAAAAAAGAAATTGCGATAAGCATCAAATAAATTCACATTAAAACCACTTAACTAACTATAAAAAACCGCTTAAAAAATGAAAAGAACAATAAAAAGTTACCTGTTAAATACGATTTTGTGTTTATCCTGGGTAAGCATTTTGGCGTGTAGTGCTGATAAAGATGCTACTCCCGATGATCCAACACCTGTTGTAAAAACCCTTACGGTTGATCTCAATAAAATTGATTTTCAGAGTCCGGCGAGTACCTCAGAATTTATCGTTACCACAAATAGCACGAACTGGTCGGTTGCAACTTCAGAGGCAAGCTGGTTGAAATTTACTCCGGTTACAGGCGTATCCGGCAGAACCACAATTACAATTACCGCTTCAGAAAATACTACTTCTGCAGCAAGAACGGGTGTAATTACCATTAGTTCAAGTGAAGTGGCATCGGTGCAAGTAAACGTTTCTCAGGCAGGAAAAGCAGGGATTTATCCGAGTTACAATACAAATCCAATTGCTGCCGACGCAAGCGGAATGAGTAGTACTGCGGTTCAATTGGCTGCTAAAATAAAATTAGGCTGGAATATCGGTAATACAATGGAAGCAACAGGTGGCGAAACTGCCTGGGGAAATCCAAAAATCACAAAAGCGTTGATTGATGCCGTTAAAGCAAAAGGTTTTAATGCGATCCGAATTCCGTGTTCATGGAATCAATATCTGGAAAATACGGCAACGGCAAAAATAAAAGCAGACTGGCTAAACCGTGTTAAAGAACTAGTGCAATATTGTGTTGACAATGATATGTACGTGGTTGTTAATATTCACTGGGACGGCGGCTGGCTGGAAAACAATATTACAGAAGCTAAAAAAGAAGAAGCCAACGCGAAACAAAAAGCGTTTTGGGAACAAATTGCAACAAGTCTACGCGGATTTGATGAGCATTTATTATTCGCAAGTGCCAATGAACCGGCAGTTGAAGATGCAGCCCAAATGGCTGTTTTAACCTCATACCATCAAACTTTTATTGATGCCGTTCGTTCTACAGGCGGAAAAAATGCTAATCGTGTATTAGTTATTCAAGGCCCTACAACAGATATAGAAAAAACTAACAAATTGATGTTGAATTTGCCAACAGATAAAGTGGCGAATAAAATGATGGTTGAGGTGCATTATTATACACCGTGGAATTTTGCCGGTTTAACAAAAGACGAATCATGGGGTAAAATGTCCTATTATTGGGGAACTGGTTTTCATTCCACAACAGATACAGAACGAAACGCAACCTGGGGAGAGGAAGCTGATTTAGAGAAAAATTTCAAGTTAATGAAAACGCAGTTTGTAGATAAAGGAATTCCGGTTTTGTTGGGAGAATTTGGTGCAATTAGAAGAACAACCTTAACAGGAGATGCTTTAACATTACATCTTGCGTCAAGAGCCTATTATTTAAAAAATGTGGTAAAACAAGCCAAAGCAAACGGTTTATTGCCATTCTATTGGGATGAAGGAAGCATGGGTAACAATGGTTTCGGAATTTTCAATAGAAGTGATAATACTGTTTTTGATACTCAGGCGCTGAATGCCCTGATTGAAGGATTGCAATAAATAGCCTATATTTGATGATATAGATTGAACCGCAAAGTTCGCAAAGCCAGCACAATAATCGCAAAGCTTTGCGAACTTTGCGTAGTTCTTAGCGAACCTTGCGGTTAATTTTTAAAGTTAAATTTTAAGATAAAGATGAAAAAAATAACAAGCTTTCTTTTATTGCTTTTAAGCGTAATTGTAACTGCCAATGTCAAAATGCCATTGTTGTTTGCTGATGGAATGGTGTTGCAACGCAACAAAGAAATCCCGGTTTGGGGTTGGGCAGATCCAAATGAAAAAGTTGAAGTAAGTTTCAACAAACAAACCAAAACCATAGTTGCCGATAAAAATGGAAAATGGATGATTAAATTATCTGCTGAAAAAGCAGGAGGACCTTTTGAATTAACCATTACAGGAAAAAACAAAATCATCATAAAAGATGTTTTGGTTGGAGAAGTATGGATTTGCAGCGGACAATCGAACATGGAATTTCAAGTTTCGAAAACCATGAACGCCGAAAAAGAAATAGCCGATTCTGATTATCCAATGATTCGTCATTTTGGTGTAGCACAAGATTTAAGCGGAACTCCAAAAGACGATTTAAAAGCCGGAAAATGGCAGGTTTCAAACAAAGAAAATGTTGGAAATTTTACAGCGGTTGGATATTATTTTGCCAAAAAATTGTACGCCGAATTAAAAATTCCAATCGGAATCATCAACACTTCGTGGGGAGGAACCAATGTTGAAACCTGGACAAGCCGTGAAGCTTTTCAAAAAAGCGACGATTTCAAAGCCATGATTGCTAATGTTCCAACAATGAATATCGATTCTATTTCAAAATTGTACGCCAGACAAATGAAGGAAAGAGTCGAAAAAATTCAGGGAACCCCAGTCAGTGCAGAAAACGAAAATATCTTTAAAGAACGAACATTCAATGATGCAACCTGGGGCGAATTAAATACGCCTAGTTTATGGGAAAATCAGCCTTTGGGTGATTTAGACGGAATTGTCTGGATGCGTAAAACCATAACACTTTCAGCAGAAGATATAAAAAATAAAGCCGTTTTAAGTCTTTCAAAAATTGACGATGAAGATATTACTTATGTAAACGGAATCGAAGTGGGTAAAAACACACAATGGGATTTCAAACGTGTTTATGAAGTTCCGGCAAATGTTTTAAAAGAAGGACAAAATATAATTGCCGTAAGAATTGTCGATAACAGCGGTGGCGGCGGAATCTACGGAGAAACATCTGATTTAAAATTGACTTTAGGAAACAAAATAATTCCGCTTGACGGAAAATGGAAGTTTAAAGTTATACTAGTAAAAACATCATTATCGCCAAATAGTTATCCGTCATTATTGTACAATGCAATGGTAAATCCGTTGGTACCGTATGCAATCGAAGGCGTTTTATGGTATCAGGGCGAAGCAAATGTCTGGAGAGCAAATCAATATAAAAAGGCATTTCCGTTAATGATCAGCGATTGGAGAACAAAATTTAATCAGGGCGATTTTCCATTTTATTTTGTACAATTATCAACTTTCAATGAATCCAACGGCAACAGCAAAGTAGGAAGCCGTTGGGCAGAACTTCGCGAAGCACAAACGGAGACTTTAAAATTGAAAAACACCGGAATGGCCGTAACCACAGATATTGGAAATGCTAAAGACATTCACCCAACCAATAAACAAGATGTCGGATTGCGTTTGGCAGCGATTGCATTAAACAATGTTTACGGCAAAAAAAGAGTTTATAGCGGTCCAACGTATAAATCTCAGGAAATAAAAGAAAACCAAATCATCCTGACTTTCGATAATATCGGAAGCGGATTATCAACTTCAGATAATTCTCAAAACGTAAAAGGCTTCGAAATCGCAGGTGCCGACAAAGTTTTTTATTCCGCGAAAGCGATAATCAAAGACAACAAAATAATCGTTTCGAATGAAAATGTTCCAAATCCCGTTGCCGTTCACTACGGTTGGGCAGACGACGATACCGAAATCAATCTTTTCAATAAAGAAAAATTCCCGGCATCACCGTTCAGAACTGATAATTGGGAAATGATTACGTCTAACGAGAAATATAAGGTTAGTAAATAGTATATAGAGAAAAGCGAAAAGCTTTTCTCTATATACATCTAAAGACAATAAAACGTAACCAAAAAATGTTCCATCGGAACAATTCATCGGTAAAACCGGATAAAACATGAATATCACGATATAGATCGATAACATTAAAACGCATCAAAATGAATTCAAACCTCATGAAAAAAACATTTCTCATCTTGTTTTTTACCGCTTGCTACATAGAGATGTCGGCACAATCCAATCATGTTTTATGGTACAACCAACCCGCTGAATTTTTTGAAGAAAGTCTTGTTTTAGGAAATGGAAAAATGGGAGCAACCGTTTTTGGAGGTGCCAATTCAGATAAAATTTATTTGAACGATGCAACGCTTTGGTCAGGCGAACCTGTAAATGCCAAAATGAATCCGGAAGCTTACAAAAATATTCCGGCAATTCGTGAAGCTTTAAAAAACGAAAATTACAAACTGGCTGAAGAATTAAATAAAAAAGTGCAAGGTAAAAACTCCGAATCTTTTGCGCCTTTAGGAACTTTAGAAATTAACAATTCTGAAAAAGGGAAAGCGGTAAATTACCATCGGGAACTGGATATCTCGAACGCAATATCAAAAGTAAGTTACGAAATGGCAGGCATAAAATATACGCGTGAATATTTTGTCTCGGCTCCAGATCAAATTATGGTAATCAAATTGACAAGTGATCAAAAAGGAGCTTTAAATTTTGATATAAATTTAAAGAGCTTATTAAAATCAAATGTTGAAGTGAGAAATAATATTCTTGTAATGACAGGTACTGCGCCAATTCACGAAAATGCCGGATATACTGTTGTACCAAAATATCTGGATATAAAAGAAAGAGGAACAAGATTTACCACTTTAATCCAAATCAAAAAAACGGACGGGAAAATTACAAATTCCAGAGAATCCATAACCTTAAAAGATGCAACAGAAGCTATAATTTATGTTTCTGTTGCAACAAGCTTTAATGGTTTTGACAAAAATCCGGCTACAGAAGGTGTAGATGAGATAGCAATTGCATTGCAAAATTTAAACAAGGCATTTACAAAACCATTCGATAAATTAAAAGAATCTCATATTGCAGATTATCAAAAATTCTACAATCGCGTTACTTTAGATTTAGGAAAAACAGCTGCTCCTGATTTACCAACAGACGAAAGATTATTAAGGTATTCAGAAGGAAAAGAGGATAAAAATCTGGAGATTCTCTATTTCAATTTTGGACGTTATTTATTAATCAGCAGTTCAAGAACTTTAGGTGTTCCGGCGAATTTACAAGGTATTTGGAATCCGCATTTAAACCCGCCATGGAGCAGTAACTATACGATGAACATTAATTTGGAAGAGAATTATTGGCTGGCAGAAAATACCAATCTTTCAGAAATGCATTTGCCGCTTTTGTCTTTCATTAAAAACCTTTCGGTAACCGGAAAAACAAGTGCCAAAACATTTTACGGAGTAAACGAAGGCTGGTCTGCTTCGCATAACTCAGATATTTGGGCGATGACAAATCCTGTAGGTCAATTTGGAAAAGAAGACCCAATGTGGGCCTGTTGGAATACCGCCGGAGCTTGGTTGAGTACCCACATTTGGGAGCATTATGTTTTTACTCAGGATAAAAATTATTTGAAAAATGAAGGTTATCCAGTTATGAAAGGCGCTTCTCAATTCTTTTTAGAATGGATGGTAACTGATAAAAACGGAAATTTAATTACATCACCATCAACTTCACCGGAAAATCAGTATAAATTGTCGGACGGCTTTGTTGGAGCAACCATGTATGGAGGAACGGCAGATTTAGCTATGATTCGCGAGTGTTTCGATAAAACAATTAAAGCTTCTAAAGTTTTAAATATCGATGCTGATTTTAGGTCAA contains:
- a CDS encoding glycoside hydrolase family 3 C-terminal domain-containing protein translates to MKNLSLHIVFLLSVNLMLSQQKQYPFQDSKLDTEKRIDNLLSLMTLDEKIQVLSTNPSIKRLGVVGTGHVEGLHGLALGGPGEWGGKNKQPLTTTTFPQAYGLGEMWDVDVLQKVAQVEGYETRYAFQKYQRGGLVVRAPNADIARDPRWGRTEESYGEDAFFNGTMTVAFVKGLQGNHQKYWQTASLMKHFLANSNEDGRTYTSSDFDERLWREYYALPFQMGVVEGGSRAYMAAYNKVNGIPAMVHPMLKNITQKEWGQNGIICTDGGAFKLLLSDHKYYADKYLGAAAAIKVGINQFLDEYTEAIYGALSHGYLKEKDIDAVIRGNYRVMIQLGMLDANADNPYAKIGTEKDTIDPWKTEAHKKIALEATQKSIVLLKNDTGLLPLQKDKLKTIAIIGNRADEVLLDWYSGTPPYVITPLQGIKKKLGNNVEILYAKNNTDGKAAEMAKKADVVIVIVGNHPVCNAGWANCPVPSEGKEAVDRQSLTLEQEDLIKVVYQANPKTVVALISSFPYAINWTQEHVPAIVHMAQNSQETGTALADVLFGDYNPAGRLTQTWVRDITDLPDLLDYNIRNGRTYMYFKGKPLYAFGHGLSYTTFKYNSIETNSETIVKNGELKVTISVTNTGNKDGDEVIQLYVKQLESKVERPEKELKAFQRVFFKAGETKNVSLILKSKDLEYWNTAKQQFELENNTIEIQIGSASDNIHLTKKLTVN
- a CDS encoding glycoside hydrolase N-terminal domain-containing protein → MNSNLMKKTFLILFFTACYIEMSAQSNHVLWYNQPAEFFEESLVLGNGKMGATVFGGANSDKIYLNDATLWSGEPVNAKMNPEAYKNIPAIREALKNENYKLAEELNKKVQGKNSESFAPLGTLEINNSEKGKAVNYHRELDISNAISKVSYEMAGIKYTREYFVSAPDQIMVIKLTSDQKGALNFDINLKSLLKSNVEVRNNILVMTGTAPIHENAGYTVVPKYLDIKERGTRFTTLIQIKKTDGKITNSRESITLKDATEAIIYVSVATSFNGFDKNPATEGVDEIAIALQNLNKAFTKPFDKLKESHIADYQKFYNRVTLDLGKTAAPDLPTDERLLRYSEGKEDKNLEILYFNFGRYLLISSSRTLGVPANLQGIWNPHLNPPWSSNYTMNINLEENYWLAENTNLSEMHLPLLSFIKNLSVTGKTSAKTFYGVNEGWSASHNSDIWAMTNPVGQFGKEDPMWACWNTAGAWLSTHIWEHYVFTQDKNYLKNEGYPVMKGASQFFLEWMVTDKNGNLITSPSTSPENQYKLSDGFVGATMYGGTADLAMIRECFDKTIKASKVLNIDADFRSKLEKAVAKLHPYQIGKKGNLQEWYFDWEDNDPKHRHQSQLFGLFPGHQITPEKTPDLAQASRKTLEIKGDETTGWSKGWRINLWARLWDGNRAYKMYRELLRYVDPDGKKTEKPRRGGGTYPNLFDAHPPFQIDGNFGGVAAVAEMLVQSDENEIRLLPALPDAWETGSVKGICARGGFEIAVEWNNKKLEKVTVFSKNGGKTTLINGDKKQNITLKKGEKLEIFYKHSTPLGF
- a CDS encoding glycoside hydrolase; protein product: MKRNLATVFILIVLINVKLIGQNSNAENRIIKVDYNQTAGKLNTMFKECIGAGRANEGLRADWQQQLALTKQECDFKYIRMHGLLSDDMAVYREDAKGNPEYNYQYIDVLYDFILSIKMKPFVELGFMPEALASGKETIFWWKGNVTPPKDYKKWEDLIRNLTQHFKERYGDEEVKTWYFEVWNEPNLTPGFWTGTQAEYFKLYEYAARGIKTVNPAYKVGGPATAGAGWVPETIDFCVKNNVPLDFISTHTYGVNQGYLDEFGTSGTVLSKDDSSINGDVIKSRNQISNSAKPKLELHYTEWSSSYTPSDPVHDSYHSAAYILQKLKQVGNAANSMSYWVFTDIFEEPGPRFTPFHGGFGLLNTQGIKKPAYFSYSFLNKLGETELQNKDTSSWAAKNAKGDVQVLFWDFTNTHPGDKVWNQTYYIQDLPSQPKGIVKIEVDGLQKGKYNLEIYKVGYKTNDAYADYLAMNKPNQLTIDQVKKIKKHNNGAPILTEKVVIDAKGIYRKDFKINENDVVLFNFIKQ
- a CDS encoding cellulase family glycosylhydrolase is translated as MKRTIKSYLLNTILCLSWVSILACSADKDATPDDPTPVVKTLTVDLNKIDFQSPASTSEFIVTTNSTNWSVATSEASWLKFTPVTGVSGRTTITITASENTTSAARTGVITISSSEVASVQVNVSQAGKAGIYPSYNTNPIAADASGMSSTAVQLAAKIKLGWNIGNTMEATGGETAWGNPKITKALIDAVKAKGFNAIRIPCSWNQYLENTATAKIKADWLNRVKELVQYCVDNDMYVVVNIHWDGGWLENNITEAKKEEANAKQKAFWEQIATSLRGFDEHLLFASANEPAVEDAAQMAVLTSYHQTFIDAVRSTGGKNANRVLVIQGPTTDIEKTNKLMLNLPTDKVANKMMVEVHYYTPWNFAGLTKDESWGKMSYYWGTGFHSTTDTERNATWGEEADLEKNFKLMKTQFVDKGIPVLLGEFGAIRRTTLTGDALTLHLASRAYYLKNVVKQAKANGLLPFYWDEGSMGNNGFGIFNRSDNTVFDTQALNALIEGLQ
- a CDS encoding glycoside hydrolase family 3 C-terminal domain-containing protein produces the protein MKKKMIYLPVFMAFALLTSCKKDAQGENSNAVQTEERQGKEISSEFDAEIDKLVSQMTFEEKIGMLHGNSMFSTGAVERLGIPELKMADGPLGVREEISRDNWAPAGLTNDFATYYPAGGGLAATWNADMAYTFGNSLGQEMRARDKDMLLSPAINIVRTPLGGRTYEYMSEDPFLNKKIAVPLIVGLQDNDVMACVKHFAANNQETNRDFVDVQIDERTLREIYLPAFEAAVKEGHAYSVMGAYNKFRGEYLCENDYMLNKILRDEWGFKGVVVSDWAAVHSTVKSLNSGLDIEMGTPKPFNEFFLADKLNTAVKNKEISEAEIDKHVKRILNVLFQVKAIGGKNRVKGSISTEAHYQDAYKIAAEAIVLLKNENNALPLKLDGVKSIAVIGNNATKKNALGGFGAGVKTKREITPLEGLKNRLPSSIKINYAEGYLERYDEKNKGKLGDITLNGPVTVDQLDPAKVQEAVEAAKKSDVAIIFAGSNRDYETEASDRRTLKLPFGQEELIQKVLAVNPRTIVVMIAGAPFDIDAVSKKSQALVWSWFNGSEGGNALADVILGKVNPSGKLPWTMPKNIMDSPAHATNSFPGEKEVKYAEGILVGYRWFDTKNIAPLYPFGYGLSYTTFAFENAKADKTSYNENETIAVSVEVKNTGKVDGKEVVQLYVSKSDSKVSRASKELKGFKKVLVKAGNSETVTIKLPVKELAYYDVASKKWIVEAGKYTLKVGNSSRDIKKEIAISIK
- a CDS encoding sialate O-acetylesterase; the protein is MKKITSFLLLLLSVIVTANVKMPLLFADGMVLQRNKEIPVWGWADPNEKVEVSFNKQTKTIVADKNGKWMIKLSAEKAGGPFELTITGKNKIIIKDVLVGEVWICSGQSNMEFQVSKTMNAEKEIADSDYPMIRHFGVAQDLSGTPKDDLKAGKWQVSNKENVGNFTAVGYYFAKKLYAELKIPIGIINTSWGGTNVETWTSREAFQKSDDFKAMIANVPTMNIDSISKLYARQMKERVEKIQGTPVSAENENIFKERTFNDATWGELNTPSLWENQPLGDLDGIVWMRKTITLSAEDIKNKAVLSLSKIDDEDITYVNGIEVGKNTQWDFKRVYEVPANVLKEGQNIIAVRIVDNSGGGGIYGETSDLKLTLGNKIIPLDGKWKFKVILVKTSLSPNSYPSLLYNAMVNPLVPYAIEGVLWYQGEANVWRANQYKKAFPLMISDWRTKFNQGDFPFYFVQLSTFNESNGNSKVGSRWAELREAQTETLKLKNTGMAVTTDIGNAKDIHPTNKQDVGLRLAAIALNNVYGKKRVYSGPTYKSQEIKENQIILTFDNIGSGLSTSDNSQNVKGFEIAGADKVFYSAKAIIKDNKIIVSNENVPNPVAVHYGWADDDTEINLFNKEKFPASPFRTDNWEMITSNEKYKVSK